The region tcacataaaaagtgcaatttggatattattgaaaTCAAAtgatgcaatttggatattattaaaaaattaaaaggtttagatataattacaacaagtcgtaaaggtttgtgtttttttttgccattaagcctattATATAATGTTTAAAATTCTCAAGTTTTTAACCTTTTATTTGAGATAGAATTAAGAGAACAAACATCCTTTATTTCGATTTTGAAACTTTCTAAAAGTTATggaagttttttctttttatgaataacatttttcttaaaacgCCATAAGAAATGGGAAAAACCTTCACTATTCAAAGAGGTAACGTCATTGAACGCTCCGACTCAGAAGAAGGAGGGAACAAGTTAAGATATAAAGATACAATCTAGTttcctaaacaaatctaaatcgGAATGAAAAAGATATGGTTATATATTCCAGCTCTTTGTGCATGCAGGTTGTTATGTAAAGAAGCAAAGCTAATGAAAGTTCATTTATCACATACAAGAACATAACTAGAgcactaatttatttattatataattcgATAAGTTAGTCACcgttttttaacgatttaaatctTAATACCCTTTCTTCAATATTGGCATAACTCAGTGACCTGTTAAGTTTAATATCTgtttttaaccttttagcaTGACACTGTTTGCAAACCTTGTGATAGAAATAAGATAATAAACATCCTTTATTTCATTTAGCACATACAAGAACATAACTAGAGCAcaagtttatttattacataaaCAAAAGTTACAGTAGAAAAACACACAAGCTGAGTTAAGAAAACGATAGAGATCACATGGAGAACTTTTTCTCAAGATCCAATCTTAGGCATCTGATGGAAACCAGACCATATGATCAGCTGGAAAGAAATGGCAGACATCGGTCGAGCCAGGCTCAGCACCAAGCTCGCGAAAAGCAGGATGATCACGACTCCATTCGGAAGTATCAAAGTGGCACACCGCAATAGCCTCAATCATGTCTCCATTATCCCCAACCAGTGAAACCTTAAAGCCCTTGGTGTTCGTTGCGCTATGGCAATAAAAGATTGTATAAGGATAAGACATGGGATGGCATCCTACTAGCTTCGGAGCTAAGATCTCTTGAGGTTCTTGAACTACTGTATAATTCTGCACTTTGTTCTTGGATCTCGTCAAATGAGAAGATGTAATAGCCTTGAATCTCTTGGTGTCTAGTCCGAAAGTGCTACCGACAAAATCGAGCATGGCCTCATAAGAAGTAGCGCAAAGCTTGGTTTCCCCCGTCAGCGATTTTCCCTCGCAAAGTGTGATTGCTTCTTCCATTGCTTTTGCTTGAGGAGAGTGAGGCGAGATGGAAAAGAGACGAAGAATGTGTGGAAATTTGTGGGATGAGAATGGATAGGATTCAGCTTGCTCTCTAGGCAACAATGGAGGATCTTTGGCTGAATGGTCGTTATTTAAAGGTGGAAGACTAATGGGTAGTTTATTATTTACCTTTAGATCATTCcttctaaaaaaaacaataaatggAGAATTACCATCCATTCCATCGCTTCGAAATGACTTTTCTTGTTCATCATTACGGCCATTACGATAACCAAAATAAGGAAATATGTTAGGTTTCGGCTGAAAATCATTAAGAAGTGCCTTTTCTTGTTCATCATTACGGCCATTATGATAACCAAAATAAGGAAATAGGTTAGGTTTCGGCTGAAAATCATTAAGAAGTGCCTTTTCTTGTTCATCATTACGGCCATTATGATAACCAAAATAAGGAAATAGGTTAGGTTTCGGCTGAAAATCGTTAAGAAGTGGCTTTTCTTGTTCATCATTACGGCCATTATGATAACCAAAATAAGGAAATAGGTTAGGTTTCGGCTGAAAATCGTTAAGAAGTGCCTTTTCTTGTTCATCATTACGGCCATTATGATAACCAAAATAAGGAAATAGGTTAGGTTTCGGCTGAAAATCGTTAAGAAGTGCCTTTTCTTGTTCATCATTACGGCCATTATGATAACCAATATAAGGAAATAGGTTAGGTTTCGGCTGAAAATCGTTAAGAAGTGCCTTTTCTTGTTCATCATTACGGCTATTATGATAACCAAAATAAGGAAATAGGTTAGGTTTCGGCTGAAAATCATTAAGAAGTGACTTTTCTTGTTCACCATCACTGCCATATTCTATCTTCCTCTCTTCAAATCCCATATCCCAAAACGCATCCTGACCCCTGATTTCTACTTTAAATTGCAAATACAAGTTCAAAAAGATTTAGTTGGAAGAATAAGAAACATATGAAAATACTCTAAATATCAATTTGTATAGATCTCGCATATAATATatgcaatggagatgctctaacGTTTGCATTAGCGATATCAATTAACGTCGAAACTGCAAAAAAGTGTAGTTCGGGTAGGAATAATGCTGAGGAAAATTTAAGATTGTGCatgtttataattttgttttcatttattaGTCAAAATAAGTTGACggataactaaattttaaaattagttaattttttttgttgtatTGCTTTAAATTAAAATGCAGTCCACAGAACACAATCTCAAAGGATTTTTGACGGATTAGTTcctacaaaatataaaaaattccaattttgtgcctgctttaaaaaaaataccaattttGTGCCTGTATCCACACAATCCGCATTTTAAAAATGCGGATTGGGTGAGGGATTGATATTAACAGCAATCCGCATTTGAAGAATGCGGATTGTATGTTATTGTATGTTATACAGTTTGGTAAAATATATGATTTCATCTCTAGCTTAAATCAATAGTTTATTAGTTcctttttagttttgtttttattataaatatggaatatggttaataattttctcaattcttcatttctttaacttatacAATCTAtcttataaactttttttaacttaacgatcaaatattcaattaaactcaattacttatgtattatttaagtgtaaaattaatttataagtgtCCGAGAAAGTAGGtcgtaattataaaaatttaaaatttaaattagagaatttaaattttaataatcggttttaaacaaaacaaatgaagTTTAGAaggtaaatatattaaaaattaatatatcaaagtACATCTCTAAATGTAGAGTTAAAAGTTTCGGATAAAAtctcgaaattaaaatgtcgaaatttaaaagtttcgacataatataaaactatataaattaagatatatatatatatatatatatatatatatatatatatatatatataaaaagagaaaataacaagaaagcaAGAAAAAAGACTCCACTTTTCACACAATGCAATTTTATTAAGTTTGTTTACTTTATTACCATGTATGAGTGTTTTATTTTATCCAACACCACCTTTTTTTATTAACCCACACGTGTCCTACTAAACTCTCATTtagtattgtttttttttaaacccCCCTTTTCAGCAGGCCTGACGCGCGTCAGGCCTGCTGACGCGTGAAACAGGTGCACCATGCACCTGTTATCACGATTTTTTGGGAAACAGGTGCATGGTGCACCTGTTTCCCATAACACATAAATGAGGACCTTTTTTTCAAAGTTCCTCATacacttttttaaattatataatgtatatttatatattatatatatatatatatatttatttaaatgttaaatatttatattaaatatttaaaaaaacttaaattattaatttatttatatattttataaatatgacgtattaaaaatattttattttacataaaattttagaaatattaattttatgtttgagATATTTGAATAGATATTGTCATAttatgttaaaaattaaaaaataattaaacatataatttgatatatctcgaatttttttaatacatattcgatacataTACGATACATCTCCAATATATATTTGCTACATctctaatatataatttagatcGTTCGGACATTTTGACTAGTTCGATCggtttgttattatattttaaaagatggatacatctccgatacatattcaATACATATCGtaattatacatgatatatatacttttcatatttgatatataatttatacatgatagatattttttcatgtttttatacatctttcttaaaattttattatatatatttttatacatatttgatacatttcagttacaaatttgatatttttttgatacatgttttatacatatttgatacatatccgatatatatttgatacatgtttgatacatatatgatataatTTGACATTTCTATGTCTCTAATATATTTTTGCTACATATTCGATCATTTAattcattttctttattttatatacatctttttttaagttttattagaTATAGTTTTATTATATGTATTGCATATATACTTTGTATACATATTTGCTACATctataatacataatttatacataaaaaatatattattcatgtATCGGACACGTGATCAGtatgtatcaataatgtatccggtatataatttataaaattatatttttaaaaattatattatttatatatttttaaaatttaacaaatttatttttcttcaaattaaaattaaaatttttaaaattaaagttaagattaatattttaaaattaaagaaattattttattatttaaaaaacaaataataaaaaaaaacatgttaTGCACCTGCTAATATGAATTTGGGTTATGTGAGCAGTTGCACAAAGCAACTGCTCACGCGTCAGTAGGTCTGACGCACGCGTCAGACCTACTGACGCGCGCTGATGTCAGCGTCCCACGCTGACATCAACGCATGCGGTGTCAGtgtaatttttttccaaaaggTGGTAGTCATGaaataaaacttaattttattgTAAAGGCTGAAAATGGAGACCAATTTTCTTGTAATTTTGAAAGATTctcaataaaaaatacaaaaaaaccGAAAAGAGAAGAGGGGTGGGTATGGTGGGTGAAGAAAGTATaaggattaaattgaattttttttaattttatttatttattatatatctatatcttaatttatatagttttatattatgtccaaatttttaaatttcgacattttaattttgaggTTTTATCCGAAACTTTTAACTCTACATTTAGAGATGCactttgatatattaatttttaatatatttacctTCTAAAATTCATTTGTTTCGTTTAAAAtcgattattaaaatttaaattctcgaatttaaattttaaatttctataactACGACCTACTTTCTCGGACacctataaattaattttacatttaaataatacgtaagtaattgagtttaaTTGAATATTTGATTGTTAAGTTAAAAAGAAGTTTATAAgataaattgtataaattaaagaaatgaaggattgagaaaattattaaccatatttcatatttataataaaatcaaaactaaaaaaaaaaactactccTAGTTCAGGCACAAAATTGGAATTTCTTCAGCATTATTCAGGCACAAAATTGGAGTAATAAACTATCGATTTAAGTTAAGaatgaaattatatattttaccaAACCACAATAACATACAATCCTGGTTCAGGCACaaaattggtatttttttttaaaacagacACAAATTTGGAATTTCTTATGTTTTATAGGAACCAATCCGTCAAAAACCCCAATCTCAAAAGCTTCTAATTGACTTTTTATAATACGCAAAAagaatcttttttaaaaaagcaAAACACATAAGGGAATAATGgaaataaaaacttaaaaaaaaaagttgaaatatatgttttgaaacTAACCAGCAGGCTGTTGACGATTTCCAAATTTTCGAGGCATTGGAGTGTTTGGTACTTTGGACCGCAGATAGTTATCATTAGGCATCGAAGCATTACTAACAACTAACATTAACTGCAAATTAAGAGAGAGATTTAAGAATTTAACAAAGGCTCAATAAGCACAGTTAagcttattttaattaatactgAAATGGATTTTAGAATTAGGAAATCTATAAAATAAGTTCTAGTTATATCAATAGAAAATTATAGCCATCtctaaaatgaaattaaatttatagaaaTTCGCTAAATTATCgatgaataaaataaattaacggAAGAAGAGCGAATATTATTGATGATGCTTACACATAATAAAGCAAATACGGAAAGCAAAGAAAATTTCATTGAAGCAAAGAAGCTCattaataaacttattttttgaaTGCATTTCTTCAAAAATCTCACCCTTATTTATAGCAGCAAGCTCTTAGGGTGTTATGgtaatattctaaaaaaaaagacACTGAGCATTTTCTAACGCGTGTTTATCTCATACAACCGTTGCTTTATAATAAGCCAATGATTATTTGTGATatgaaatcttttaattataaaaaaaaattaatcccaACATTTTAGTTTTGTAGCGGTTTAATTCCAACGTTCAAAACATCACCAAACAAATCccaatcttttttatttttgcaatttacaGCCCCAATCAGTTTTGTCGCGATTTTGTCTCTTTTTTTTAAGCTATTAAGTGCAATAACACGAAAatgttagaattttatttgagatttttttgaaacgttggattttaATATGTCAATAAATGTATCTAATAAGGCTGCCACGTATGCATAAAGTTACGGGAAAACAGTTCGGACtacaaattgtaaaaataaaaaagattgaaatttgtttcgtaaaatattagaattaaatcgctataaaagtgaaacgttgatatttattttacaaataccattttaatcattaattatttttttatcatttaatttgcCTCATAACTAATGCAATATTAGTTTATTATATGGATAATATGGCGTAGCGGTTGTGGTGTAGTataattttccttttattttgaaGGCAGTTTCGTAGGGGTGGTTGTATTAAACTCCCCAAcagtttatatttgtaaaaataatctTCGTATTAGTGACGGGTTTGCAGGGCGGCTGTATTAAACGCCCCTacagtttatatttaaaaagtaatCTTCGTATTAGTGACGGTTTGCAGGGGCGGTTAATTGATTGTTCAATTCCTGGAACTTGTTGTAAGTAGTTACCTCTAGCCTTGAGTTCAATCTGTTAGTGCATATGTGATTAGCAGTCtttatttaaatcaattaattcttAATTAGAACATACTTTTATTTAGTGCAAGATATCAGTGCATATGCGTTAGAAGATAGTCCAAGGTCCAGGTATTTTCATTAACTTCATGCACAAGAAGTTGATTCTATAGATTCTTTTGTTGGTACTTATTTTCTTCCGTCGTCGGGCATTGAACCAGGATTTCCTGGGTGATGATTTGAAAAGCCAGAGCTCACACGTTCCTTATAATGTTGCAGACTTCTCCACTCAGGTATGGTTACTCATGCAGCATAATGTAATGCATTACAAATTTCCAGATTTATTCTATGCATCATAAGTCCAGTAAAtgtttattataaaacatattaaCTCTTTCAATGATATGTAGACTTCTATCAGATCGGGGATACAGAGTCACTATGGAATTCTGTCTTAATCAGGGTCTTTCAATGATATTAACTGTTTTTCTTGTTGCTTAATTTCTGTTTATCATGATTGTGAATTCAATTATAGCGCATCTTATAACATCATAGCCGGAAAAGCACCTGTAATTGACGATGCAGAGCAGCAGAAATGAGACGGTTATAACCACGGGACTAGAAAGACGGGCCAGAAACGCCAGTCAACAAAAGGTCCATCACGGCCTCATACAATTCAGGAGCAGAGCGGACCGATTTCACACCATGACATAGACAAAAGAAGGTCTAGTTTAAAAGCTCAATGattttaattctctttttcattttattttgatatgctCTGTTTATGATGCTTGTACAGCAAAGAAGTGAGCTCTTCACAATCTTATGAAACATCGACTGTTGATTTAATAATTGttgaaatttgattttatttgttcattttttatttttttttccggaTAAAGTATTTGCTGCTGTATTTCTTTTTTGGTTTCTGGTTGCAGGGAGCTGCTCGTAGTTCGGTTTTTGAACCTGGTAGAGTATGGAAGTAAgcatctttaattttttgactTAATTGAAGTTGGTTTACTTATGTTTTTctttgtatatataatatattaaggTGATTGTTTTTGCATTTACCAGAATATTTGTGTGCTTCCTCTGATAGTCATAATTGGATCTCTAGTCACAAACATAGAACGCAGAAGACAACGGAAAATAACACAGAGATTATTTTATCCAGTGAACGATCCTTGAAGCCAAGAAGATAGTTTGCTTCTTTTTCAGTTAATTCATGTATTATGAGTTTCAATTGATTAATTATAAGAATGTTTTAAgcaaaattaatcaatttaattattcagCAGTAAATATATGTGTGGTTCTTTGGCTTAATGCAGGTCCGAGATGTTTTAAgtaaatgtttttgaatttttttggcaGTAGAGGCGCCTTCATTTTTCAGAAAGTCCAGAcacctttatttttaaaatttcctgATAATAGGGGCGGTTTTAACCGCTCCTACATCTCCGCCCCAAAAAAAACCCTTACCCCGGCAGCCTAAAACCGCCCGCACAGTGTAGGGGCGGGGGTATAAAACGCTGTTACTACTCTACAGAACAAAACAAACTGCCCctatatataaattttgttgTAGTGTGTGAGATTTATATTTGAAGGCTTGGCCCAGCtggctaaattttaataatatgtgtATGAGGCTGAGGGTTCGACCCTCAACACTCACGGGCAATGtgtctatttaaaaaatgtctaaCATTAACCCTCATTAACCCTCTTCAATAATTAGAGTAGGCTatgtttgacaaaaaaaaaatgtgagaTTCCCATGCTGCATGTGCATGTAATAAAAGCCAATCAATTACTTTTTGATAAGATAATGTCGGATATCTGGGAGGAGAAAATGAATTCTTTGATCagataatgtttttaaaattctgAATACAAAAACGTTATCTTGCCATTATTATGTCGAATTACAAATCAAACACTTGAATTTCTTActctattcattttttttttttataattggggaggAGGGAACGTTTGTgagaggaatcgaacccacgatctagcagtttgctgcctagcgcttataccgtttgaacttttaggttttaatttattttcataaacacCTAAACTTtagtttattatattaattaaataagctaACAATCTTACAAATAATTGCCTATGtagtttaattctttaaaatcaTTGCCGTCTCACTTAAATCTTtatgattataaaaaaatggtacgaaaaaaaattgaccgttaacttttaaaaaaatctgattatttaaataaaaaatacaaataaactcttatgactaaaaattataacatttaatcTCTTAGTCtataataaattcaatttaatctttttgtcaaaatgaaataattattttaaaattttcaaaatcaataattattattgttttagtttagtaaattaataactgaattttagtgtttttaaatttttatgtcctacttaataattagaaaaattgatataatttcataaatattgtCAAATCCCGCCTTATTTAGCACAAGATTAGAtgttatttaaaacataattactTCAAATCTATGTAATAGTTTCATTTCATATCTTAGTCGAAAAACACATCCTATAAACAATCGAATATTAAAGTAAAACACatttttacatatttataaCTTTATAATATTGTATTTAAAGTAATTATAGTTTCAAAGTTATAGACATATGGTTCAAAACACAGGGGCGGAACTACGTTCAGACTCGGGTAGGCTTGAGCCCGGGCTGCCGTCGGAAGTTCGAAGGTTAGAGGAGTGAGCAATGAAGGCTGGCTTGAAGTTACAGTAGTTTAGCCATGGCTGCCGACTGAATAAAGTGACTTTGAAGAAGATGAAGCGATGCATCCATGACGGCATTCCCACAGGATCAGCACTACATCATAGATTACAGTTACCTCCAGATTGCAAATGGTGTGGAGAGCAGGAAACAGTTCTACATCTTCTTTTCTTATGCCCCTTTACAAGACATATTTGGTTTCAATGCCCTCTGAATTTCAGGTCAACATGGGGAACACATACAAGTTTTGCACAGCATTGGAAAGCAACGATATCACAATTAAAAGAGATTGGCTCCAGCTCTCAAGATATCTCTTTGTACTGCTTCACCTTGTGGCACATTTGGAAAACAAGAAACAATCTCATCTTTAGGGAAGAAGAACCAACAATTGAAGACACAATACGATACATCATAACGGACGCAAATGAATTCGAGCAGTCCCAGATTAAACATCACAGTGTACCTCGACGGAATCAAACCTTCCAGTCACCACAGTCTACTGCCAATATCATACCTTCAGGCTTCATGAAGTTGAACTATGATGCAGCGGTTGACATCCAGAAGAAACGAGGATTTGTTGGAATAATAGCTAAAGATGACCATTCCATCCAAAGAGAAAAAATTTCGGCGCAATTCAGATTTATCTGGGATCCGGGGATTTTGAAAATGCTAGCACTTCGGGAAGCGATGAATTGGGCCATTTCACAACATTGGAAGAAAGTTATTTTTGAAGGTGATGCTCTTCAAGTATCCAACATCATCAACTCGAGGCAGTGTTCTAATGCGGCCTTACAGGGTATTTGTGAAGACATTTGGTATCTACAAAATTCCTTCATTACAACTTCAATCCAATATATCCCTCGTACCCAAAATTCAGAAGCACACAACTGGGTACAAGCAGTGAAACATGGTATCCTTTAATGAGATTTTGAGGGAGCCTATTGCTTCAAGCAGGGGCGGAACTACGCTTAGACTCGGGTAGGCTTGAGCCCGGGCTGCCGTCTGAAAGTGGAAGGACCGGACCGGAGATTTGAAGCGCAGAGATGTGGAAACTTTTCAACCATGACTGAAAAATTGCAGCAGCCCTAGGAAAAAGATGAACAGCAGAGTTGCACTTATCTTTTCTTTTAGGTTTTAAAAGGACCAAACGACTTTTCGTTCGGTcattttttttaggcttaatggcgtaaaaaatcataaactttagcgtgttttgcaaatttaacataaactttcaattttggcaaactaaatcacaaacttttgattttttgcaattttagcatcgatcaattttccttcaaaaaaatagagaaaaatgctgatgtggatgCCGGAATAGTGGTTATTCCGGTTTACACATCATCATTTTTTTCacgaaaaattgatcggtgctaaaattgccaaaaatcaaaagtttgtgtattaatttgccaaaattgaaagtttatgttaaatttgcaaaacacgctaaagtttgtgattttttacgcaattaagcctttttttaaaCAGTTTAGAAGGAAAAAACGACATTTCGTTTTATCCTTCATTTAATCAAAAGCAAAGGGGCCAAACGGCATAAGCTGATCATTCCCGTTTCGACAACACCTAAAAGAATTAACTTCCTTCGTTAAAGTCTACCCTAACCCACTAGTAACCATCAgcccctttttaatttttttattaattttttaattaatgttttattaaatCCATCAATTTTCTACCTACACATTTTTCAATATTTCTAATCTAATTCCAATTTTTTCAAcctaatctttttaattttaaattctcttttaaaataaaaaaatctccaaatttataaaaaagtatattgtttaaattttatttagtaaattaatgtagttttatatatttgtaatattataaaataatttaattaatattattttttaggtCTGAAAAATCAAACAAGTAGTTAGAAATTTAGACTACAACAAgtaagtatttttaattattgtcattttattttgttgataaataactgatgaattttattattcgaatatttttgtttatttaaaaaaaaattaataaaaactaatcaaaataataCAGTTTAGATTATGGATAAATTTGTTGTTAGAAGAATAAATGTCTTAATGAAaactattcaaattaatttagaaGAATATTGTAATATTTACTATTggcttttattaatataatcttATGCAATAtgatgtttttatatttattatatatttatatgttgttAGGGTGTAAATGAGTCGAGTATTTCAGAAGATTGAGATTCACTCGTTTATTTTCGAGTCGAGTCAAGTCGAATATTAAGAAGATTGAGTTTCACTCGTTTATATTTGAGTCGAGTCAGGTCGAGTATTGGAAAGATTGCGATTCACTCGTTTATTTTCTAGTCGAGTTTCGACTTTATGTATCGAGTATTTCTCGAACTTATCGAAAGTTCATTGACTTCACGAGTTTAACCgagtcttatttttatttaatagatttaaattaaaactaatttattaataatttaataaaattttaaatactatatttctttaaacatgtaaataatttttatatttatttttactaacaatatatgaattaaatgtttaaagttcaaatta is a window of Mercurialis annua linkage group LG2, ddMerAnnu1.2, whole genome shotgun sequence DNA encoding:
- the LOC126667990 gene encoding BURP domain-containing protein 9-like isoform X2, translating into MSFFASMKFSLLSVFALLCLMLVVSNASMPNDNYLRSKVPNTPMPRKFGNRQQPAEIRGQDAFWDMGFEERKIEYGSDGEQEKSLLNDFQPKPNLFPYFGYHNSRNDEQEKALLNDFQPKPNLFPYIGYHNGRNDEQEKALLNDFQPKPNLFPYFGYHNGRNDEQEKALLNDFQPKPNLFPYFGYHNGRNDEQEKPLLNDFQPKPNLFPYFGYHNGRNDEQEKALLNDFQPKPNLFPYFGYHNGRNDEQEKALLNDFQPKPNIFPYFGYRNGRNDEQEKSFRSDGMDGNSPFIVFFRRNDLKVNNKLPISLPPLNNDHSAKDPPLLPREQAESYPFSSHKFPHILRLFSISPHSPQAKAMEEAITLCEGKSLTGETKLCATSYEAMLDFVGSTFGLDTKRFKAITSSHLTRSKNKVQNYTVVQEPQEILAPKLVGCHPMSYPYTIFYCHSATNTKGFKVSLVGDNGDMIEAIAVCHFDTSEWSRDHPAFRELGAEPGSTDVCHFFPADHMVWFPSDA
- the LOC126667990 gene encoding BURP domain-containing protein 9-like isoform X1; the protein is MSFFASMKFSLLSVFALLCLMLVVSNASMPNDNYLRSKVPNTPMPRKFGNRQQPAVEIRGQDAFWDMGFEERKIEYGSDGEQEKSLLNDFQPKPNLFPYFGYHNSRNDEQEKALLNDFQPKPNLFPYIGYHNGRNDEQEKALLNDFQPKPNLFPYFGYHNGRNDEQEKALLNDFQPKPNLFPYFGYHNGRNDEQEKPLLNDFQPKPNLFPYFGYHNGRNDEQEKALLNDFQPKPNLFPYFGYHNGRNDEQEKALLNDFQPKPNIFPYFGYRNGRNDEQEKSFRSDGMDGNSPFIVFFRRNDLKVNNKLPISLPPLNNDHSAKDPPLLPREQAESYPFSSHKFPHILRLFSISPHSPQAKAMEEAITLCEGKSLTGETKLCATSYEAMLDFVGSTFGLDTKRFKAITSSHLTRSKNKVQNYTVVQEPQEILAPKLVGCHPMSYPYTIFYCHSATNTKGFKVSLVGDNGDMIEAIAVCHFDTSEWSRDHPAFRELGAEPGSTDVCHFFPADHMVWFPSDA
- the LOC126668680 gene encoding uncharacterized protein LOC126668680, with the protein product MKRCIHDGIPTGSALHHRLQLPPDCKWCGEQETVLHLLFLCPFTRHIWFQCPLNFRSTWGTHTSFAQHWKATISQLKEIGSSSQDISLYCFTLWHIWKTRNNLIFREEEPTIEDTIRYIITDANEFEQSQIKHHSVPRRNQTFQSPQSTANIIPSGFMKLNYDAAVDIQKKRGFVGIIAKDDHSIQREKISAQFRFIWDPGILKMLALREAMNWAISQHWKKVIFEGDALQVSNIINSRQCSNAALQGICEDIWYLQNSFITTSIQYIPRTQNSEAHNWVQAVKHGIL